Part of the Blastocatellia bacterium genome, GCGTCAACTATCACGAGACGCTCTCTCCCGGGAGCACGTCCGTCACGCTGCGCATCTACGACGCGCGCGCGACCGGGACCTATGCGGTCGAGCGGCTCACGTATCTTGTGCAACCGATGGAGGGGCGTCTGTTGATCGGGCGGGAATATCTCGTTCAGAATCGGACGACGCCGCCGGTGACGCTCTCCCGTCCGGAAGGAGTGTTTGTATTCGCTCTTCCTGAAGGCGCGCGTCCCGAACGGGTCTCGGTGATCGGAGCCAGTGGGATGCCGCTGGCGATCGCGGCGCGCCCGACGAACGATGGGAGCTGGCGCATCGAACATCCGTTGCGACCGGGGGCGACGCCGTTCTTCGTCGTCACCCAACTCCCGTACGAGCAGGAGCAGGCACAGATTCGGGAAGTCTTGCCTTGGAATGTGGAACGCGTGCGGCTGCTTGTGCCCGAGCCGATGAAGGTCGAAGCTCCGGGCTTTCGACCGCTGGGGTCAGAGCAGGGGCTCTCGGTCTATGTCCTCGACAATGCCCGCGCCGGGATGGAGATCGCCTGGAGCGTGAGCGGTCGCGCGCCAAATGTTTTGGCCGAGGAAGCAGAGGGAGAGGCAAGAGGGACTGTTCGTGCCGTAGCGGGTCCGATCGCTAAGCGGCAATGGATCCTTCTGGCCGCCTTGGCCGCGGCCTTCGCCATGAGCAGTGTGTTCGCCGTGCGGCGGCAGAAGGTGCGCGCGACGCCGGCGAAAGAGCGATCGTCGGAATCTCCTGCCGCCGCTCCTCCTCAAACGAGTGAGATGGCGGCGTTGAAGGATGAGCTTTTTGCGCTCGAACTCCAGCGACAGCGCGGGGAGATCTCCGAAGAGGACTACGAGGCCAAGCGTCGCGCGCTTCAGCGTTCCCTTGAAGCCGCGTTGCGCGCCGATGCTGGAACGTCCTCGTGAAGGCGATGCGATCATCATGGCGCGTGGCAAGGCTTCTGCGGTATCTTGTGTGTGTTGCATGATGGGACATCGGATCAGTCCGCCACAAGAGATCGTTCGAGGAGGAAGGCGATGAGCAATCCGAAGGTGAAATTCGCCGTCGCCATTGCGATTCTGTTGGGAGCGCTGGCGTGGTTAGCCGTGATCGGCATGCAGGAGAGCAAGGCCTACTACATCACGGTCGCCGAGTTGAAGCGCATGGGCGAGAGCGTTCGGGAGAAGCGACTGCGAGTGGGCGGGCGCGTCGTTCCGGGCAGTATTCAGCGCGAAGGGCGATACGTGAGGTTCCTGCTCGAGCAGGAGGACGAGACGCTGCCCGTCGTCTACGTGGGCAGGGATCCTGTGCCCGACACCTTCGTGGATCATGCAGAGGCGCTCGTCGAGGGACGATGGGGGGCGGATGGCGTCTTCCAAGCGCAGAAGCTGCAGGCCAAATGCGCCTCCAAGTACGAACCGGCGGAAGGCACTGGGGCTTCGGCTTCGTCGGGACGATGAGCACGCCAGCGCGCGCGGTGGCTCGTCTTTGATTGTCCGCATGCTCGCCAATGGGTGACGTCCTCAATTCCAAGGCACTCGTCTTTGATGGCGTCTGTAAGACGTTCGGCGAGACCGCTGCCCTCTGGCAGGTGAGTTTCACCCTCGGCCCTGGGGAGATTGTGGCCGTCACAGGCGGCAATGGTGCCGGGAAATCCACGCTCCTTCGTGTGGCCGCCTTTTTATTGAAGCCGACCTCGGGCAGCGTCTTCGTCTTCGGTCAACCGCGTCCGACGCCGGAGGTGAAGCGGCGGATCGGTCTTCTCGGGCACGCTCCGTTCCTCTACGAGGAATTGTCGGCGGAGGAGAATTTGAAGTTCTACGCTGCCCTTTATGCCTTAGGGCGAGGGGCCGATGACCGCATCGCGCGCGTACTGCGAGAGGTCGGGGCCGAAGATTTTCGACATCGTCCCGTCCGCACGCTCTCGCATGGGATGCGGAAGAGGGTCTCCTTGGCGCGCGCGATGCTCTCGGATCCGGATCTGCTTCTGTTCGATGAACCCTTCTCCGGGCTTGATGTGGCGAGCGTCGAGCGCGTGCGCGCCTTGATGATCGAATGGCGCCAGCGGGGGAAAGCGTTGCTCGTCACAACGCATCAGGTGGAATTGTTGGAGGGAATCGCCGATGGGGAGCTTGTCCTCGACCGAGGGCGCGTCCTCTGCTGGCGGGCGCCGGTCCTTCGCGAGTCGGCGATCCCTCATTCTGTGACGGAACGCGCATGAGCTATTGGACGGCGGCGACGCGCATCGTGGCGAAGGATCTCTTGAGCGAAGCGCGAACGCGCGAGATGACCAACGCCATGCTCTTTTTCGCACTCCTGGTGCTCGTGCTCTTCAGCTTCTCCTTTCAGCCGGCTTCGGATGAGGAACGTCGGTTGGCCGCGGGCGTGCTGTGGATCGCCTTCCTCTTCGCCGGATTGAGCGTGCTCGATCGCTCGTTCCTGCGCGAGCGGGTGAACGATTGTCTGGATGCCCTGCGATTGACGCCCGCTTCGGCGAGCGCCCTCTTCGTGGGCAAATGCGTGGCGAACGCGCTCTTCCTGCTTCTGGCGGAGGTCATCTTGGTGCCGCTCTTTCTCATCTTCTTCGACCTCTCGTTTCGCGGCGATGTGGGAACGTGGCTCCTGGCGCTCATGCTGGGGACGTGGGCGCTTGTCGTGAACGGGACGTTCTTCGCGGCGATGACGACGAACGTGCGGAGCCGCGAGTTGTTGTTGCCGCTTTTGCTTCTGCCGATCTCGGTGCCGGCGTTGATCGCCGTCGTCGAGGCGACGTCGGCGGCGCTCCTTGGTGAAGGCGCGATGGGCGTGTGGATCCAGGTGCTCATCGCGTTCGATGTCATCTACACGACGCTCGCCATGCTGCTTTTTGAAACGGTCCTGGAGGGAGCATGAGGAACGAATGGACGCTTCCGCGTTGGTGGTTTGGACTTGTCGGCGTCACTGGCGTCGCGCTGATCCTGGGCGTGCTGCATGCGCTTTGGTTCGCGCCGACGGAGCGGACGATGGGGACCGTTCAGCGCATCTTCTACTATCACGTCAGCTCGGCGTGGACGGCCTTCGTCGCCTTTTTCATCAACTTCCTGGCGTGCATCGCGTACCTGAAGACGCGGCGTCCGAAGTGGGATGCCGTGGCTGTGAGCGCGGCTGAAGTGGGCGTGGTCTTCAGCACGGTGAATCTCGTTACCGGACCGATCTGGGCGAAGCCAGTGTGGGGGATTTGGTGGACATGGGACGCGCGACTGACGTCAACATTGGTGATGTGGCTGCTCTATGTGAGCTATCTCCTCTTGCGACAGTTCACCGCTGAGCAACCGAGCCAGCGCGTCTGGGCGGCGGCCTTTGGCATTTTCGCCTTCGTGGATGTCCCCCTCGTGTATCTCTCGATTCGGCTCTGGCGGACGCAGCATCCGGGGCCGGTCATCGCCGGAGGGGAGGGGTCGGGCATTGATCCCCAGATGTTCCTGGCGTTGCACGTATGCTTTCTCGCCTTCCTCTTGCTCTTCGCCGTGCTCTTTTACTGGCGTTATCGCTTAGAGGGACAACGGGCGGAGCTGGCCGAGTTGCGCGCGCGATTGCATCGGCTGCAACTAGAGCGATTGGCCTGAGAGGGGGAGAGATGCGAAACCTCGTCATCGCGATGATCGTCGCCTGGCTCATTCATCTGGTGTATTTGCTGAGTCTCGCCCGAAGGCAGCGGCGGCTTCAGCAAGAGGCTGAGGAGTTGCGACAGATCGCAGAACGCTTGGAGCGATCCTCACCTCGCTCCATGTCGTGAAGAGGTGCACCGCGCGTGTTCGACAAGGGGCGTTCACTCACCGTGCTCCAGTTGAGCCCCATCCCCGTCGCGAAGTCCAGCCATCCCCGATTTCAGCACGAGCCGGCGAGGTTCAATATCCGGGCGGCGTTCTCATAGAGAATCTGGCGTCGCGTTTCTTCGGAGAAGCCATCGAGAGCCTCGAAATCCGCGAGCCAGCGCTCGGGGGTGATGAAGGGATAATCGCTGCCGAAGAGCATCTTGGCCGAGAGCCGTTTGCGAGCCGCCTCGAGGACCGTGGCAGCGATGTAGCGCGGCGACCAACCGGAGAGATCCATATAGACGTTCGGCTTATGTCCGATGATGGCGAGCAATTCCTCGTGCCAGGGCCATCCCGTGTGCGCGCCGATGATGATTAGCTCGGGGAAATCGGCAGCCACGGTGTCCAAGTAGATCGGTCGCGCATAGTCGAGCTTGATGCCGCCGCCACCGGGAAGCCCGGCCCCCAACCCGCTCGTGCCCGTGTGAAAGATCGTAGGCACGCCGAGCGCAGCGATCTTCTCGTAGAGGGGGTAAAAGCGCGCGTCGTGGGGATAGAAGGCTTGAAGGCTCGGATGAAATTTCACGCCCTTCAGGCCAAGTTCCGTGATCGCCCGTTCGACCTCCTCCAGTGCGCGTCGTCCCTTCCACGGATCCACGCTCGCGAATCCGATGAAACGTCCCGGGTACCGGCGGACGATCTCGGCGACTTCTTGATTGGTCACGGGGGGAAGGCCGGTCGCCGTCTCCGCATCCCACGCGAGCAAGACGCCAATGATGTCCAAGTCTTCGTAGTAGCGCGCGACGTCATCCATCTCGCGAACGGGGACGCTCGTGCGGAAGAAGCGCTCGGCTGCTGCGCGATACGGACCGATCGCCCCTTCCAGGAAGCTCGCCGTCGGCAAGTGGACGTGCATGTCAATAGCTCGCGGCATCGCCCCCTTCCTCCTTCAGGATCTCGCCCACTTCTCGGCGCAGATATTCAGCCGCAGCTTCCGGCGGGGTGGGATTGATGAACAGCTCGGCGCCCCACTCGAATCCCGCGATGCGTGTCAGGCGCGGCACGATCTCCAGATGCCAGTGATAGTCGTATTCGATGGAGCTCCAATAGTCGGGATGGCCAGGTCGAGCGAACGCCGGGGGACTGGTGTGCAGGATGAAATTGTAGGGCGGATCATTGAGAAGCCGCTTCATGGCGCGGAGCGTCACGCGAAGGGCATGCGCCGTTCGCTGCAGCTCCTCATCGCTCAAGCGAGAGAAATCGTGCCGATGCGTCTTCGGTAAGATCCACGTCTCGAACGGGAACGCTGAGGCGAACGGCGCCCAGACCACAAAGGCGTCATCCTGATAGATGACGCGCTCGCCGAAAGCCAGTTCCTGAGCGATGATGTCGCAGATGAGGCAGCGCTCTTTTTTGACGAAGTTCTCTCGGCAAACGGTCAGCTCTTGCTTGACGGCGGGCGGGACCATGGGCGTCGCGATGAGCTGCGAATGTGTGTGCGCCAACGACGCGCCCGCTTCCGGCTTGTGGTTTTTGAAGATGAGGATGTAGCGGAGCCGAGGATCGCGGAAGAGATCGCGGATGCGCTCGCGATAGCTGATGAGCACGTCGCGGATCCAAGGGAGCGGCAAATCGGCGAGCGTCTTCGTGTGGTCGGGCGTCTCGATGATGACCTCGTGAGCGCCAGCCCCGCTGAGGACGTCGAAGAGGCCGACGCCGTATCGCCGCGCGTGATCCTCGATGCGCAGCGCTGGGAATTTATTTGAGACGACGCGCACGCGCCAACCCGGCGTGTTCGGCGCCGTCCCCGGCTCGCGCAGGGCGAAGATCTCCGGCGGCGTCTTATCCTCGTTCCCTTCGCAGAAGGGACAAGCGAGTGGCCGTCCTTCGCGCTCGGCCGGGGGGCGCGCCTCGATCAAATAGTCGCTCGGACGCCGCGCGCGTTCGGCCGCGATGATGACCCACCGATTGCGCAACGGATCGAATCGCAGTTCGCGAAGCGTATCTCGTTGAGGATTCATTTCGCTTCCCTCCTATACCATCCAGTGCTCCATCTCGAATTCGCGTCCGGGCACTTGCAAGCGCAAGGCGCCGCTTGGCGGGTATCGCTCCAGCAGGCTGTCCACTTTCAACGTAAGGACGAGATCGAAGGACTCGCCGAAGTCGAGCTTCAACTCTGACAGCGAGAGGGCCATCTCGACGACGTCGGCGACGGCCCACGAAGGCGAATGGCGACC contains:
- a CDS encoding cytochrome c maturation protein CcmE: MSNPKVKFAVAIAILLGALAWLAVIGMQESKAYYITVAELKRMGESVREKRLRVGGRVVPGSIQREGRYVRFLLEQEDETLPVVYVGRDPVPDTFVDHAEALVEGRWGADGVFQAQKLQAKCASKYEPAEGTGASASSGR
- the ccmA gene encoding heme ABC exporter ATP-binding protein CcmA, with amino-acid sequence MGDVLNSKALVFDGVCKTFGETAALWQVSFTLGPGEIVAVTGGNGAGKSTLLRVAAFLLKPTSGSVFVFGQPRPTPEVKRRIGLLGHAPFLYEELSAEENLKFYAALYALGRGADDRIARVLREVGAEDFRHRPVRTLSHGMRKRVSLARAMLSDPDLLLFDEPFSGLDVASVERVRALMIEWRQRGKALLVTTHQVELLEGIADGELVLDRGRVLCWRAPVLRESAIPHSVTERA
- a CDS encoding cytochrome c biogenesis protein produces the protein MRNEWTLPRWWFGLVGVTGVALILGVLHALWFAPTERTMGTVQRIFYYHVSSAWTAFVAFFINFLACIAYLKTRRPKWDAVAVSAAEVGVVFSTVNLVTGPIWAKPVWGIWWTWDARLTSTLVMWLLYVSYLLLRQFTAEQPSQRVWAAAFGIFAFVDVPLVYLSIRLWRTQHPGPVIAGGEGSGIDPQMFLALHVCFLAFLLLFAVLFYWRYRLEGQRAELAELRARLHRLQLERLA
- the galT gene encoding galactose-1-phosphate uridylyltransferase, producing the protein MNPQRDTLRELRFDPLRNRWVIIAAERARRPSDYLIEARPPAEREGRPLACPFCEGNEDKTPPEIFALREPGTAPNTPGWRVRVVSNKFPALRIEDHARRYGVGLFDVLSGAGAHEVIIETPDHTKTLADLPLPWIRDVLISYRERIRDLFRDPRLRYILIFKNHKPEAGASLAHTHSQLIATPMVPPAVKQELTVCRENFVKKERCLICDIIAQELAFGERVIYQDDAFVVWAPFASAFPFETWILPKTHRHDFSRLSDEELQRTAHALRVTLRAMKRLLNDPPYNFILHTSPPAFARPGHPDYWSSIEYDYHWHLEIVPRLTRIAGFEWGAELFINPTPPEAAAEYLRREVGEILKEEGGDAASY
- a CDS encoding heme exporter protein CcmB codes for the protein MSYWTAATRIVAKDLLSEARTREMTNAMLFFALLVLVLFSFSFQPASDEERRLAAGVLWIAFLFAGLSVLDRSFLRERVNDCLDALRLTPASASALFVGKCVANALFLLLAEVILVPLFLIFFDLSFRGDVGTWLLALMLGTWALVVNGTFFAAMTTNVRSRELLLPLLLLPISVPALIAVVEATSAALLGEGAMGVWIQVLIAFDVIYTTLAMLLFETVLEGA
- a CDS encoding amidohydrolase family protein; the encoded protein is MPRAIDMHVHLPTASFLEGAIGPYRAAAERFFRTSVPVREMDDVARYYEDLDIIGVLLAWDAETATGLPPVTNQEVAEIVRRYPGRFIGFASVDPWKGRRALEEVERAITELGLKGVKFHPSLQAFYPHDARFYPLYEKIAALGVPTIFHTGTSGLGAGLPGGGGIKLDYARPIYLDTVAADFPELIIIGAHTGWPWHEELLAIIGHKPNVYMDLSGWSPRYIAATVLEAARKRLSAKMLFGSDYPFITPERWLADFEALDGFSEETRRQILYENAARILNLAGSC